The following proteins come from a genomic window of Fontisubflavum oceani:
- a CDS encoding aspartate/glutamate racemase family protein, translating to MIVLINPNTSETTTEAMLRIARQVAGPAVRVDGLTAAFGAPLITDPFALARAADAVAALAPRVGRAEAVIVAAFGDPGLMDLRGRLSVPVTGIAEAGMAEAAQVGAQFAVVTTTPDLSDHIAKAARSYGHEAFLGTWTTPGDPAVLTHDAVALQTALAEACDRAVEAGAEAIIIGGGPLAEAAQSLAASSPVPLIEPLPAAVRLSLARCTKGDSR from the coding sequence ATGATTGTGCTGATCAATCCCAACACGTCTGAGACGACCACCGAGGCCATGCTGCGGATTGCACGGCAGGTGGCGGGCCCGGCGGTGCGGGTCGACGGGCTGACCGCGGCATTCGGGGCGCCGTTGATCACCGACCCTTTCGCGCTGGCCCGCGCGGCAGACGCCGTCGCAGCGCTTGCGCCGCGTGTGGGCAGGGCCGAGGCTGTGATCGTCGCGGCCTTTGGCGATCCCGGCCTGATGGACCTACGCGGACGGCTGTCGGTGCCAGTCACGGGCATTGCCGAGGCGGGTATGGCCGAGGCGGCGCAGGTTGGGGCACAATTTGCAGTTGTGACGACGACGCCGGATTTAAGCGATCACATTGCCAAAGCCGCCCGTTCCTACGGCCATGAGGCGTTCCTTGGCACCTGGACGACGCCCGGCGATCCGGCGGTTCTGACCCATGATGCCGTCGCACTGCAAACCGCGTTGGCCGAAGCGTGCGACCGTGCCGTTGAAGCCGGAGCCGAGGCGATCATCATTGGCGGCGGACCACTGGCCGAAGCCGCCCAAAGCCTCGCAGCCTCATCCCCAGTGCCGCTGATCGAACCGCTGCCCGCAGCCGTCCGGCTCAGCCTTGCCCGCTGCACCAAAGGAGATTCTAGATGA
- the ruvX gene encoding Holliday junction resolvase RuvX, with product MIFDTIEDFAAALPQGRALIGLDFGTKTIGVAVSDRLLSAATPLETAKRRKFTLDAARLITLIQEREIGGMILGLPRNMDGSEGPRAQSTRAFARNLSRLPELETLPISYWDERLSTVAAEKALLEADTTRKRRAEVIDHVAAGYILQGALDRLRYLRDA from the coding sequence CGAAGACTTTGCCGCGGCCCTGCCCCAGGGTCGCGCGCTGATCGGGCTCGATTTCGGCACCAAGACGATCGGTGTCGCGGTGAGCGACAGGTTGCTGAGCGCGGCCACGCCGTTGGAGACCGCGAAGCGCCGCAAATTCACCCTTGATGCCGCACGGCTGATCACCCTGATCCAAGAGCGTGAGATCGGCGGGATGATCCTTGGCCTGCCGCGCAATATGGACGGGTCGGAGGGTCCGCGCGCGCAATCGACCCGCGCATTTGCCCGCAATCTCAGCCGATTGCCCGAGCTTGAGACCCTGCCGATCAGCTATTGGGACGAACGCTTGAGCACCGTGGCCGCCGAAAAAGCCCTGCTTGAGGCGGATACGACACGAAAACGTCGCGCGGAGGTCATTGATCATGTGGCGGCGGGATATATCTTGCAAGGCGCGCTCGACAGGTTGCGCTATCTACGGGATGCTTGA
- a CDS encoding DJ-1/PfpI family protein, with the protein MAKIAMVLTEGFADWEYALIGGTGRPFYGFDVQYFASETGAVQSQGGLKAVVGQDMDDLATWQPDVVVVVGGMIWETAQAPDIADALVAAQARGATVAGICGGTLALARAGLLDGTAHTSNDADFLIQNATGYGGAANYTASASAVSSDSMITAPGTAPVSFAAAVFESVGLPEETVAQFKQMMAAEHA; encoded by the coding sequence ATGGCAAAGATCGCGATGGTTTTGACCGAAGGTTTTGCAGATTGGGAATATGCTCTGATCGGCGGAACTGGTCGTCCGTTCTATGGCTTCGATGTCCAGTATTTTGCGTCCGAGACTGGCGCGGTTCAGTCGCAAGGCGGCCTCAAGGCGGTTGTTGGGCAAGACATGGATGACCTCGCGACCTGGCAGCCAGACGTGGTGGTCGTCGTGGGCGGCATGATCTGGGAGACTGCACAAGCCCCGGATATCGCGGACGCCCTCGTTGCGGCACAGGCGCGAGGTGCGACCGTTGCCGGCATCTGTGGCGGGACACTTGCCTTGGCCCGGGCGGGGTTGCTGGATGGCACCGCGCACACCTCGAATGACGCGGATTTCCTTATACAGAACGCAACCGGCTATGGCGGCGCGGCCAACTATACAGCCAGCGCATCGGCGGTATCATCAGATAGTATGATCACCGCCCCAGGTACAGCGCCCGTAAGCTTTGCGGCTGCGGTTTTTGAGTCGGTCGGCTTGCCCGAAGAGACTGTTGCGCAATTCAAGCAGATGATGGCGGCTGAACACGCCTAG
- a CDS encoding phytanoyl-CoA dioxygenase family protein, whose product MSWLQTGWQVFDPDPRLFDWLAEMTPAALATADDPAHAQWHRHGGTWFAGVDVLKNDAEGRLGTSGRLTCQALEEAERITGRLPLHKAQISITYPGYPLQDPDESDANHRFRKTRDAAHLDGLLPIGPKRRRMIREPHGYILGLPLTENGPNDAPLVVWEGSHEVMRHAMRRALQDEPPEQWHEVDVTQAYHAARRHCFDTLNRVKVTAMPGQAILLHRLTLHGVAPWSSKGSTAPLRAIAYFRPELPGGVFDWVTLA is encoded by the coding sequence ATGAGTTGGCTTCAGACAGGCTGGCAGGTTTTCGATCCGGACCCGCGCCTGTTCGACTGGCTGGCCGAGATGACGCCCGCAGCGCTGGCCACGGCTGATGACCCGGCGCATGCCCAATGGCATCGGCATGGCGGCACCTGGTTCGCGGGCGTTGATGTGTTGAAGAATGACGCGGAGGGGCGATTGGGTACCTCCGGCCGGCTCACCTGCCAGGCGCTGGAAGAAGCGGAGCGCATCACCGGTAGGTTGCCGCTCCACAAGGCCCAAATCTCAATCACCTATCCGGGCTATCCGCTGCAAGACCCCGACGAAAGCGATGCCAATCATCGGTTCCGCAAGACCCGTGATGCGGCACATCTGGACGGTCTCCTGCCAATTGGTCCCAAGCGCCGCCGGATGATCCGGGAGCCGCATGGCTATATCCTCGGCCTGCCGCTGACCGAAAACGGCCCGAATGACGCGCCTTTGGTCGTCTGGGAGGGCAGTCATGAGGTGATGCGGCATGCGATGAGGCGCGCGTTGCAAGACGAACCGCCGGAACAATGGCACGAGGTGGATGTGACCCAGGCGTATCACGCCGCCCGACGCCACTGCTTCGACACCTTAAACCGGGTCAAGGTGACGGCAATGCCCGGTCAGGCGATCTTGCTGCATCGTCTGACCTTGCACGGCGTGGCGCCATGGTCGTCGAAAGGTTCGACAGCCCCCCTGCGTGCCATCGCCTATTTTCGCCCGGAACTGCCGGGTGGCGTCTTCGACTGGGTGACACTTGCATAA
- a CDS encoding DUF1289 domain-containing protein, whose translation MTDQVWKRDEIESPCIKICVVHPETRLCTGCNRSIDEISQWSKLSAEDRAQIMAELPTRAPMLKQRRGGRAARLAK comes from the coding sequence ATGACCGACCAAGTTTGGAAACGCGACGAGATCGAGAGCCCGTGTATCAAGATCTGCGTGGTGCATCCCGAAACGCGGCTCTGCACCGGTTGCAACCGGTCGATCGATGAGATCAGCCAGTGGTCGAAGTTGAGCGCCGAGGATCGCGCCCAGATCATGGCGGAGCTGCCGACCCGCGCACCGATGCTGAAGCAGCGGCGCGGCGGACGGGCCGCCCGGTTGGCCAAGTAA
- a CDS encoding amidohydrolase family protein — protein sequence MTRHIVAADHIIIGFDEGGAAQIVADGAILIDGDQIVEIGPARALRKAHPGLPETGGKGRVAIPGLINAHHHVGLTPFQMGARDQPLELWFPERLAMRHVAPRLDTLYAAFEMIASGVTTVQHLHSRAPGNTDAVLARADTIIGAYKDLGMRASYSFALRDQNRMIYAADEEFIASLPAALQKPTADYLAGFGLSLSDQIAVFHALRARWQDDALVGIQIAPSNLHWLSDAALESAARMAEETGAPMHMHLLETPYQKEYARRRTGGSALEHIDSFGLVGPQLTIGHGVWMTPDDVALLAERGGCLCHNCSSNLRLKSGTADLNGFLASGVPVALGIDEAGINDDRDMLQEMRLALTLHRPAGHDAPHPTASQILLMATEHGAATTPFAGRIGCLAPGRLADIVLLDWQAVTKPWQDPAMPLVDVLIRRAKSGAVATVLIGGNVVYNEGRFTNIDREQVLEEIERDLARPCSEAEVSMQRLSRDLIEPVSRFYEGWLGQGAGR from the coding sequence ATGACCCGCCATATTGTCGCCGCCGACCATATCATCATCGGGTTCGATGAAGGCGGCGCGGCGCAGATCGTTGCCGACGGGGCCATCCTGATCGACGGAGACCAAATTGTCGAGATCGGCCCCGCCCGCGCCTTGCGCAAGGCCCATCCGGGACTGCCCGAGACCGGTGGCAAGGGCAGGGTGGCCATCCCGGGTCTGATCAACGCGCATCACCATGTCGGTCTGACCCCGTTCCAGATGGGCGCGCGCGATCAACCTCTGGAACTGTGGTTTCCCGAACGCCTCGCGATGCGCCATGTCGCGCCCCGGCTGGATACGCTCTATGCGGCCTTCGAGATGATCGCCTCGGGTGTGACAACCGTGCAGCACCTTCATAGCCGGGCGCCGGGCAATACCGATGCCGTGCTGGCTCGCGCCGACACCATCATTGGCGCCTACAAGGACCTCGGCATGAGGGCGAGCTACTCCTTTGCCCTGCGTGACCAGAACCGCATGATCTATGCGGCGGATGAAGAGTTCATCGCCTCGCTCCCCGCCGCTCTGCAAAAACCAACGGCGGATTATCTTGCCGGCTTCGGCCTTTCCTTGTCTGACCAGATCGCGGTGTTCCATGCGTTGCGCGCCCGGTGGCAAGACGATGCGCTTGTAGGCATCCAGATCGCGCCGTCGAACCTGCACTGGCTGTCGGATGCGGCGCTCGAAAGTGCCGCACGGATGGCCGAAGAGACCGGCGCACCGATGCATATGCACCTTTTGGAGACGCCGTATCAGAAGGAATACGCCCGCCGTCGCACTGGCGGCTCTGCGCTGGAGCATATTGACAGCTTTGGCCTGGTCGGGCCGCAACTGACCATTGGTCACGGGGTCTGGATGACGCCGGATGATGTTGCCCTGCTGGCGGAGCGTGGCGGCTGCCTGTGCCACAATTGTTCGTCCAACCTGCGCCTGAAGAGCGGTACAGCCGATCTGAATGGCTTCCTTGCCAGCGGCGTGCCGGTCGCGCTTGGCATCGACGAGGCGGGGATCAACGATGATCGTGACATGTTGCAGGAGATGCGGCTTGCGCTGACGCTGCATCGGCCTGCCGGGCATGACGCGCCGCATCCGACCGCATCGCAGATTCTGCTGATGGCAACGGAACATGGGGCCGCGACGACGCCCTTCGCGGGGCGGATTGGGTGTCTGGCACCGGGGCGTCTGGCCGATATCGTGTTGCTGGACTGGCAGGCTGTCACCAAACCGTGGCAGGATCCAGCCATGCCCTTGGTTGATGTGTTGATCCGGCGCGCAAAATCCGGGGCTGTCGCTACGGTTCTGATCGGCGGCAACGTGGTTTATAACGAAGGCCGCTTCACTAATATCGACCGCGAGCAAGTCTTGGAAGAGATCGAAAGAGATCTCGCTCGTCCCTGTTCGGAAGCCGAGGTCAGCATGCAGCGCCTTTCCCGGGACCTGATAGAGCCGGTCAGCCGGTTTTATGAGGGCTGGCTCGGCCAAGGCGCGGGCCGCTGA
- the dusA gene encoding tRNA dihydrouridine(20/20a) synthase DusA — MEMKQHAKLSIAPMMDWTDRHCRYLHRLMSREALLYTEMVTAPAILHGDRDRLLAYDPAEHPVALQLGGSDPSELAKATEIAVEYGYDEINLNIGCPSDRVQSGCFGAVLMERPKLVADCVAAMIAASPVEVTVKCRIGVDDQVPEEVLPAFLETVAAAGVGRFAIHARKAWLQGLSPKENRDVPPLNYPLVYQMKRDFPELHLSINGGVMSLDEAQAHLAEGMDGVMIGRAAYHDPSNILLAADQKIFGLDREPRSAEEIVGLMLPYIAAHVANGGKLAHVTRHMLGLFAGRPGARGWKRVLSERAHRPGAGVEVVEAALSEIVLRAA; from the coding sequence ATGGAAATGAAACAGCACGCCAAACTCTCCATCGCCCCGATGATGGATTGGACCGATCGTCATTGCCGGTACTTGCACCGGCTGATGTCTCGGGAAGCGTTGTTGTATACCGAGATGGTCACGGCCCCCGCGATTTTGCATGGCGATCGAGATCGCTTGTTGGCCTACGATCCGGCAGAACATCCTGTGGCATTGCAGCTTGGCGGGTCTGATCCGTCCGAGCTGGCCAAGGCGACGGAGATTGCGGTCGAATATGGGTATGATGAGATCAATCTCAATATCGGCTGCCCGTCGGATCGGGTGCAGTCGGGTTGTTTTGGAGCGGTGTTGATGGAACGGCCCAAGCTGGTGGCGGATTGCGTCGCGGCAATGATTGCGGCCAGCCCAGTGGAGGTCACGGTTAAATGCCGGATCGGCGTCGATGATCAAGTGCCCGAAGAGGTGCTGCCAGCGTTTCTGGAGACGGTTGCGGCAGCTGGCGTCGGGCGGTTTGCAATCCATGCCCGGAAAGCGTGGTTGCAGGGCTTGAGTCCAAAGGAAAACCGGGATGTACCGCCGTTGAATTACCCACTGGTCTATCAGATGAAACGCGATTTCCCTGAGCTGCATCTGTCGATCAATGGCGGCGTGATGTCGTTGGATGAGGCGCAGGCCCATTTGGCCGAAGGGATGGATGGCGTGATGATTGGGCGAGCGGCTTACCATGACCCGTCGAACATTTTGCTCGCTGCCGATCAGAAGATTTTCGGTCTGGACCGCGAGCCGCGGAGCGCCGAAGAAATCGTCGGTCTGATGTTGCCCTATATCGCCGCCCATGTGGCCAATGGCGGCAAACTGGCCCATGTCACGCGGCATATGTTGGGTCTGTTTGCCGGGCGTCCGGGCGCGCGGGGGTGGAAGCGCGTTCTGTCAGAGCGTGCGCATCGTCCCGGCGCCGGGGTTGAGGTCGTAGAGGCAGCGTTATCTGAGATTGTATTGCGCGCGGCGTGA